One genomic region from Chloroflexota bacterium encodes:
- a CDS encoding acyl dehydratase, producing MTTAEQRDKDREYSAKITSEGVEKMRARIGIRVPHTDPRTEWASVDTIRNYARSYGDDNPLFTDPHYAKKTRWGSVIAPPVYVRNMGMSEIKEISAEDRAKGEGALRGIHAFWAGDTVEWYRPIYPSDRLTIEDYLYDVEEKVSQFAVKSVITRYREVYLNQRGELVCLWHRSYVRTERATAAEKKAHFAIERPKYTPEMMKEIDEAYEREEVRGAQPRYWEDVKEGDLLMPAVHGPLTLTDIVTFLGGNGTSLLATGKIAYKFRKKHPGNYSRNAFGAPESIVRCHYDEPYAQRIGNPFAYDLGVMRQCWVTHAVTNWMGDDAWLWKLDSRIKGFNYIGDTTYVKGKVTKRYTDRGVKCVDLEVWAENQRGQTTAQGPATVLLPSRESGPPQLPPPPPGYEGRLPKAVDW from the coding sequence GTGACTACTGCTGAACAGCGCGACAAGGACAGAGAGTACAGCGCCAAGATCACGTCGGAAGGCGTGGAGAAGATGCGCGCCCGCATCGGCATCCGCGTCCCCCACACGGACCCCCGCACGGAATGGGCCTCCGTTGACACCATCCGCAACTACGCCCGCAGCTACGGCGATGACAACCCCCTCTTCACCGATCCCCACTACGCCAAGAAGACCCGCTGGGGAAGCGTCATCGCCCCGCCCGTCTACGTCCGCAACATGGGCATGAGTGAGATCAAAGAGATATCCGCCGAAGACCGCGCCAAAGGCGAAGGCGCTCTTCGTGGCATCCATGCCTTCTGGGCCGGCGATACCGTCGAATGGTATCGCCCCATCTACCCCAGCGATCGCCTCACCATAGAAGACTACCTCTATGACGTAGAAGAGAAGGTCAGCCAGTTCGCCGTCAAGTCCGTCATCACCCGCTACCGGGAGGTCTACCTCAACCAGCGCGGCGAGCTCGTCTGTCTCTGGCATCGCTCCTACGTCCGTACCGAGCGCGCCACGGCGGCGGAAAAGAAGGCCCACTTCGCCATCGAGCGCCCAAAGTACACCCCCGAGATGATGAAGGAGATTGACGAGGCCTATGAGCGCGAAGAGGTCCGCGGCGCCCAGCCCCGCTACTGGGAAGATGTGAAAGAGGGCGACCTCCTCATGCCAGCCGTCCACGGCCCCCTCACCCTCACGGACATCGTCACCTTCCTTGGCGGCAACGGCACGTCCCTCCTCGCCACCGGCAAGATCGCCTATAAGTTTCGCAAGAAGCACCCCGGCAACTACAGCCGCAACGCCTTCGGCGCGCCAGAGTCCATCGTCCGCTGCCACTACGATGAGCCCTACGCCCAGCGCATCGGCAACCCCTTCGCCTATGATCTCGGCGTCATGCGCCAGTGCTGGGTCACCCATGCCGTCACCAACTGGATGGGCGACGACGCCTGGCTCTGGAAGCTCGATAGCCGCATCAAGGGCTTCAACTACATCGGCGATACCACCTACGTCAAAGGCAAAGTGACCAAGAGATACACGGACCGGGGAGTGAAGTGCGTGGACCTGGAGGTTTGGGCGGAGAACCAGCGCGGGCAGACCACTGCCCAGGGTCCCGCCACCGTCCTCCTTCCCTCTCGGGAGTCCGGGCCGCCCCAGCTGCCGCCCCCTCCGCCCGGCTACGAGGGCAGACTGCCTAAGGCCGTAGACTGGTAA
- a CDS encoding LLM class flavin-dependent oxidoreductase has translation MKFGTFQLVENPEWQSERDTFKQDVEIMQYAEYLGFDEVWITEHHFNRYGLCADPLLYATHVAAKTKRIRIGTAILVLPFHNPIRLAEQIAMVDILSDGRLDVGVGRGYQPVEYSGMNIPIEQGNEMFAEVLDVLFQAWTQPKVNYKGKYFTYKDTVVIPKPVQKPHPPVYVATSTPDKMREAARRGFRLMWGSVDTPAEQGGPTIQNIWEKIAREEGMPEAQIKTTSKDFPKTLRIYVAETDDKAWQEIQKPLAWFVEHFLGQSAGAGSVAGGQFSQYKESEKTFQSPLESFRDRDIYGSPETVARKLKEIHQKTGVGNFVGWFSFGGIEGNKAKNSMRLFAKEVMPRLKG, from the coding sequence ATGAAGTTCGGCACGTTCCAGCTCGTCGAAAATCCCGAATGGCAGTCGGAGCGCGACACATTCAAGCAAGATGTCGAGATCATGCAGTACGCCGAATATCTCGGCTTCGACGAAGTCTGGATCACAGAGCACCACTTCAATCGCTATGGCCTCTGCGCCGATCCGCTTCTCTACGCCACCCACGTCGCCGCTAAGACCAAACGCATCCGCATCGGCACCGCCATCCTCGTTCTCCCCTTCCACAATCCCATCCGCCTCGCCGAGCAGATTGCCATGGTGGACATCTTGAGCGATGGCCGCCTCGATGTCGGCGTCGGCCGCGGCTACCAGCCCGTCGAGTACTCCGGCATGAACATCCCGATTGAACAGGGCAACGAGATGTTTGCGGAAGTCCTGGATGTTCTCTTCCAGGCCTGGACCCAGCCCAAGGTGAACTACAAGGGCAAATACTTCACGTACAAAGACACCGTCGTCATCCCCAAACCCGTCCAGAAGCCGCATCCCCCTGTCTACGTCGCCACCAGCACGCCCGATAAGATGCGCGAAGCCGCCCGCCGCGGCTTCCGCCTCATGTGGGGCAGCGTGGACACGCCTGCTGAGCAGGGCGGCCCCACCATCCAGAACATCTGGGAGAAGATCGCTCGGGAAGAAGGGATGCCAGAGGCCCAGATCAAGACAACATCGAAGGACTTCCCCAAGACCCTCCGCATCTACGTGGCGGAGACGGACGATAAAGCCTGGCAGGAGATTCAGAAACCCCTCGCTTGGTTCGTCGAGCACTTCCTTGGCCAGAGCGCGGGGGCCGGCAGCGTTGCAGGCGGGCAGTTTTCCCAATATAAGGAGAGCGAAAAGACCTTCCAGAGCCCCTTGGAGAGTTTCCGCGACCGCGATATCTACGGCAGCCCTGAGACCGTGGCCAGGAAGCTGAAAGAGATCCACCAGAAAACTGGCGTCGGCAACTTCGTCGGCTGGTTTAGCTTCGGAGGCATAGAAGGCAACAAGGCCAAGAACTCCATGCGGCTCTTCGCCAAGGAAGTCATGCCCAGACTGAAGGGCTAG
- a CDS encoding Lrp/AsnC family transcriptional regulator, translating into MTQLSINGAENRTLDDIDLKLVDLLVKDGRAANVDLAKALGISESTVARRLKALVDGGWIKISAVLDPPKFGFTVTALIGVNTDPKHTVPLSEEIANLSEVQFVGITTGPHDLYVWVNVRSLPELWSFLAERLNTLNGIRSSQTMILLETKKRTQGRIF; encoded by the coding sequence ATGACGCAACTATCAATCAATGGAGCTGAAAATCGTACGCTCGATGATATTGACCTGAAGCTTGTTGACCTGCTCGTGAAGGATGGCCGCGCCGCCAACGTGGACCTCGCCAAGGCCCTCGGCATCAGCGAAAGCACAGTCGCTCGTCGCCTCAAGGCTCTTGTGGACGGTGGCTGGATCAAGATCTCCGCCGTCCTCGATCCGCCCAAGTTCGGCTTCACGGTCACCGCCCTTATCGGCGTCAACACCGATCCCAAGCACACCGTCCCGCTCTCCGAGGAGATCGCCAATCTCTCGGAAGTCCAGTTCGTCGGCATTACCACCGGTCCGCATGACCTCTACGTCTGGGTCAACGTCCGCAGCCTCCCGGAGCTCTGGAGCTTCCTCGCCGAGCGACTAAACACCCTCAATGGCATACGCTCCAGCCAAACCATGATCCTGCTTGAAACCAAGAAACGCACCCAAGGACGCATCTTCTAG